A stretch of Primulina tabacum isolate GXHZ01 chromosome 13, ASM2559414v2, whole genome shotgun sequence DNA encodes these proteins:
- the LOC142522103 gene encoding sugar transport protein 8-like, with protein MAPAMTPIQNGSGDVNHPAKLTKQVVVCSIIAAFGGLMFGYDIGISGGVTSMDDFLLKFFPIVYEKKHRVKEDNYCKYNNQTLQLFTSSLYLAAVVCSFFASFCCKKFGRKRTMQMAAAAFFVGVILNTAALNLPMLIIGRLCLGAGVGFGNQAVPLFISEIAPAKYRGGLNICFQMLITVGILIANLVNYITTNIHPYGWRISLGGAALPAIFLGLGSLLIVETPASLIERDHTEEGLRVLKKIRGIEDVEKEYSEILQATETAKKIKHPFRNLMKRSSFPQLFCGTILQVFQQFTGINVIMFYAPVLFQTMGISGDASLLSAVVTGSINCLSTLVAIFGVDRVGRRFLLIEAAIQMLISQGLTGAILATQLHSTNAIPKLYAIIVVLLICVFVSGFAWSWGPLGWLIPSEIFPLETRTSGFFFAVSTNMICTFIIAQAFLTMLCRMRSGIFFFFVAWIVVMGIFAAFLLPETKGIPIDEMNERVWKKHWFWRRFFDDGVESQV; from the exons ATGGCACCGGCAATGACACCTATTCAGAACGGTAGCGGCGATGTCAACCACCCGGCCAAGCTCACCAAACAGGTGGTTGTTTGTTCCATCATCGCTGCCTTTGGAGGTCTCATGTTTGGATATGATATCGGCATATCGG GAGGAGTGACGTCCATGGATGATTTCTTGTTGAAGTTCTTCCCAATTGTTTACGAAAAGAAGCATAGAGTTAAAGAAGACAACTACTGCAAATATAATAACCAGACGCTTCAACTCTTCACGTCTTCTTTATACTTGGCAGCTGTGGTTTGCAGTTTCTTCGCATCTTTTTGTTGCAAGAAGTTTGGCCGCAAACGCACCATGCAGATGGCCGCCGCCGCCTTCTTCGTTGGAGTTATTCTCAACACCGCTGCTCTGAATCTTCCTATGCTTATAATCGGCCGACTTTGTTTGGGTGCTGGTGTTGGGTTCGGCAACCAg GCAGTGCCGCTGTTTATATCGGAAATCGCTCCGGCAAAATACAGGGGAGGCCTAAACATATGCTTTCAGATGCTGATCACCGTCGGCATCTTGATTGCTAATTTAGTCAACTATATTACAACAAATATCCATCCTTATGGCTGGAGAATATCTCTTGGCGGTGCTGCACTGCCGGCCATTTTCCTCGGTTTAGGCTCCCTCCTCATTGTTGAAACACCCGCTAGCCTGATCGAGCGTGACCATACGGAGGAAGGCTTAAGGGTTCTCAAGAAAATCCGAGGTATAGAAGATGTCGAAAAAGAGTACAGTGAAATTCTGCAAGCCACAGAAACTGCGAAGAAGATCAAGCACCCTTTTAGGAACCTGATGAAACGATCCAGTTTTCCACAACTCTTCTGCGGCACGATTCTGCAAGTATTCCAACAATTTACGGGGATTAATGTGATCATGTTTTATGCTCCCGTCCTCTTTCAGACTATGGGGATTTCGGGAGATGCATCTTTGCTGTCAGCTGTTGTCACGGGTTCTATCAATTGTCTTTCGACTTTGGTTGCAATATTTGGAGTTGACAGAGTTGGAAGAAGATTTTTGCTTATTGAAGCCGCCATCCAAATGCTTATTTCTCAG GGTTTGACCGGAGCAATTCTCGCAACCCAATTGCACTCAACAAATGCCATTCCTAAGCTATATGCCATTATAGTCGTGCTCCTAATCTGCGTCTTTGTCTCGGGTTTCGCCTGGTCGTGGGGTCCTCTCGGTTGGTTGATTCCAAGTGAGATATTCCCATTGGAAACACGAACATCGGGCTTCTTCTTTGCGGTGAGCACGAACATGATATGCACATTCATCATAGCTCAAGCCTTTCTGACGATGCTGTGCCGCATGAGGTCGGGCATATTCTTCTTCTTTGTTGCATGGATTGTTGTCATGGGAATCTTTGCTGCGTTCTTGCTGCCAGAGACCAAGGGAATTCCCATTGATGAGATGAATGAAAGAGTTTGGAAGAAACACTGGTTCTGGCGTAGATTTTTCGATGATGGAGTTGAATCACAAGTATAG
- the LOC142523316 gene encoding uncharacterized protein LOC142523316, which yields MDREQEEIQFLGFFGILQESYNIVISWRKIFSQVMLVLILPLSFIYLAQIQITQLLIAKISTNEETLERTPVGTRSYDRISSIISSEWIEILLFKIGYLPFFLILALLSTSAVVYTIACIYTAKEITFKKVMSVVPKVWKRLMVTFLCNFVIVFAYNIVAVVIAVFLILLLQHSKSVGGILLLFYLIIYTVGLFYINMIWQLASVVSVLEESYGLNAMAKSRSLIKGKMGVCVAIFFVLCLCLVGVEAVFKIFVVMAYEKGLGYRVGLGIGCLSLISILMLFALVMQTIIYFVCKSYHHENIDKSALTNHLGEYLGEYVPLKSRDVQMEQFEV from the coding sequence ATGGACAGAGAACAAGAAGAAATCCAGTTTCTTGGATTCTTCGGCATACTTCAAGAATCATACAACATAGTTATATCATGGAGGAAGATTTTCAGCCAAGTCATGCTAGTTTTGATTCTTCCTCTTTCCTTCATCTACTTAGCTCAAATCCAGATTACCCAACTCCTTATCGCCAAGATCTCGACCAACGAGGAAACCCTCGAAAGAACCCCGGTGGGCACTCGTTCCTACGACAGAATCTCCAGCATCATATCATCCGAATGGATTGAGATTCTCTTGTTCAAGATTGGGTATTTACCGTTTTTCTTGATTCTCGCGCTTCTCTCTACATCTGCAGTAGTTTACACCATCGCATGTATCTACACGGCCAAAGAGATCACGTTTAAGAAAGTGATGAGTGTTGTTCCCAAGGTCTGGAAGAGGCTAATGGTGACTTTCTTATGCAATTTCGTCATAGTCTTTGCATACAATATTGTAGCTGTAGTTATAGCCGtctttttaattcttttattgCAACACAGTAAAAGTGTTGGGGGGATATTACTCCTCTTTTACTTGATCATATATACTGTCGGGTTGTTTTACATTAACATGATATGGCAGCTAGCAAGTGTGGTCTCAGTTTTGGAAGAAAGTTATGGCCTAAATGCAATGGCGAAAAGCCGATCTTTGATCAAGGGGAAAATGGGTGTTTGTGTGGCGATTTTCTTTGTATTATGCCTGTGCCTTGTTGGAGTTGAGGCAGTATTCAAGATTTTTGTGGTGATGGCTTACGAAAAAGGGCTCGGATATAGAGTTGGACTGGGGATTGGTTGTTTGAGTTTGATTTCGATTCTGATGCTGTTTGCTCTCGTTATGCAGACGATTATATATTTCGTTTGTAAATCATATCATCACGAAAATATCGATAAATCCGCCTTGACGAATCATCTTGGCGAGTATCTTGGGGAGTATGTTCCTTTGAAGTCCAGGGATGTTCAGATGGAGCAATTTGAAGTTTGA